In Methylomonas sp. ZR1, one DNA window encodes the following:
- a CDS encoding RnfABCDGE type electron transport complex subunit B: MSEQHEASLAEQIDALLPQTQCRKCGYQGCRPYAEAIASGEADIDQCPPGGDSGIQLLAELLKVPAKPLNPAFGVHRPLQVAVIDEAACIGCTKCLPPCPTDAILGASKHMHTVIAALCTGCELCIAPCPVNCISMIPANAEWTTENADQSRRRHQAKNRRQAKAEAEKSERLNRQKQLLAKLNKGKTSV; encoded by the coding sequence ATGAGCGAGCAACACGAGGCATCCCTGGCCGAACAAATCGACGCACTACTACCGCAAACCCAATGCCGTAAATGCGGCTATCAGGGCTGCCGACCTTATGCGGAAGCCATCGCTAGCGGCGAAGCAGACATAGACCAGTGCCCACCGGGCGGTGACTCAGGCATCCAATTACTGGCCGAATTACTAAAAGTACCCGCCAAGCCTTTAAATCCGGCATTCGGTGTCCATCGCCCGCTACAGGTAGCCGTGATAGACGAGGCAGCTTGCATAGGCTGCACCAAATGCCTGCCGCCCTGCCCGACAGACGCCATCCTGGGCGCATCCAAGCACATGCATACCGTTATCGCCGCCTTGTGTACCGGCTGCGAATTATGCATTGCCCCCTGCCCGGTCAACTGCATCAGCATGATCCCGGCAAACGCCGAATGGACCACCGAGAATGCGGACCAATCCAGACGGCGTCACCAAGCCAAAAACCGCCGCCAAGCCAAAGCGGAAGCAGAAAAATCCGAACGGCTGAATCGGCAAAAACAACTGCTGGCGAAACTCAATAAAGGAAAAACCAGCGTTTAA